TACTAAAAGCACTGATCCTTTTTGTTGTAGCTTTGGATGGGTGAAAGAAGGATTTGCTGTTATTCCTCGGATAACATCCAACCAGAAATGTGGTCAGGGAAAAACTGGAATAGCACAATGGAATGCTGGCAAGGAACAAAAATTTCATCTCTACTGCTTCAATTCCTCAGGTATATAAGCATAACAACTGCATTGTCTGTGTTTTGGATTATATTAGATTTTTTAAATCTGcatgaaaaaaatcataaaagtGAGTAATTCCTATAATTTGTTGACCCTTTCCCCCAGTCTTAAACATGGTCAAGCTGTCCTTAGCTCAGAAACTTCCAAGAAATGCAAAAGGTAAATACAGTTAATCCAAATTAATAATGTGGTGCTGCCATTAAAGCTCTTGAGGAAGAGTTGTTTTTACCATTACTTAATGTTGACACAATGCTTTTAATATGTTTTGATTATTTGGGCATGATAATTTAAAAGACAGTGATTGAATCTTTAACCAGGGTATCCGTGTGTGGTGTGTCTACTCTTGCAAAAACACTGAGTGGGGTACTTCAGGaaaattggaaatttttttttataaaggGAGGTCTGTCCATTAAGTCAAATTAAATTATAAGCCAGAGCTGCCAAGAGACCATAAAATTAATTAGATTCCTAATCAATAAAATCCAACATCTCTTTTTCATTTGCATCACCCTAGGTGTGAAAAGACCTGCCCTTCCCCTCACTGGCTATTTACAGACTGAAGTCCAACAGTAGACCTTGGTCTAAGTTAGATCTCAGCACAAGAGATCAATATTGTTTCCTAATGGCTTCTGTggtattaattaaaaataagtaaCTAAAGATGTTGTGTTCCTACTTGTGTCTTGTATCTGTGGTTATTACATAACAAATATCCCAATAAGTACCCAAATAAAGGATCATTTCATTATTTATAATCCATTCCTAGACTTTGCCAGTGAGTTTTAGATAACAAGAGCAAGAAGATGTGTAAAAATCCTGAAAGTTTTCAGGAACACTGTGTGAACAAGGGTTGGAAAGCAGGAGAAAGATGGAAATGCAAAGATGTAAGGACCTGAGATCCTGTGAAAAGTGGAGGCTCCAAAGAGACTGAAGATAAAGGTGTAGAGAGAAGGCCTAAGGCACATGGTGATTCACAGCATGAAATGTGTTATCCTGCATTGAAAGTGTTGGGTAGATTGGGTAATGTTATAGAGGAAGCAAGTAACTCCAAattatttgctttgttttgctttatttaaaagaaaataaatacatatatactGTAAGAGTGTGTGAAGAAAGTTAAGCTTCCTCAATGGTTAGAAAACCATTTAATGTATATTTCACATTGGGATAATGCTGCAGTCCTttatcttaatttccaaacttttGCCTGTTCTAGGCATTTCTTTCCATTCCAAAATATTTGTCAGAAGCTCATTTTGTCAATTTTCTTGTGCCAAAAAACTTGCCAAAAGCTCTTGAAAAACCATAGTGGAAAAAGTGTCAAGCCCCTGCCCTTTGGCATTTCATTCTGTAAAGGTGACTGCGTCATCAGGCTCCCCATGGGGATCCACTTGGCAAACAGCACATACCTCTTTCCCCTGTTATTTATGTTAACCTGGTTATTACTTTAGTGAAATTTTTATAGCTTTACATAATATAGAATTTCACTAGCAAAGTAGAATTTTCACATTTTGACAGGAGCCTGATTCAGAGCTCAGCTCTTCCATATAAAACTTCACTTGCACCTACATTTTTATATAGACAACATCCACttctattaatttatttaatttctagaaattacttatttttcttcaaaCCTGGTTTTTAACTTCTCATCTTCTCCTCCCCACTTAcaatcaattttttttattatctcaCATTGGTGCCTGATTTATTTGAAACTTTTAAGGGCTACATTTTTTTACAggaaatcaaattaattttccaAGTATCAACTGTACATGCATATATTTTgaacatatatataatataattgaaatatttttgcatattGGATCTGCAGTtaagctgctccctgctctgtgggaaGTTATACTGTTGGGTTTTAAGTGCAATAGTACTCTGAGTAGTTTTCATGAGGGATAGAGTCATTGGTTTGGAATCATAAAATGAGTACCATGGTTGCTCAAAGGAGTGTGTAACTATGTGAATAATGATAAAAGCTGTAAAATCTAGGTTGTAACCACATACTTGAAATAGGATATATTTGCCTGGTTTGGGTAAAGCTTTTatgaacaaaaaaataaaaatttccagaagggaaagacTGAGGAACAATTTCAATAAATGTGTGCGCAGTAAGTACAAAACTGGCATCCAACACAACTTTTATGTatttttccctgctgcagaTGTCCAGATTAATTCCTGTCAACCAGACCCAACTACACCTCCTTTATCAACTGCATCAAGAGATTTAACTGCATATTCAGCCTCTGATTTGACTGAGAACATCACAGCAGTGTCTGCTGAGACAGTGACTGAGGCAGGACAATTGCTGAGAAAGAGATTTCGTGTGGTGTGCGTAACTGAAACGCTCTCACCAACAGAGGGGCCCACCaccacagcagtgccagaggAGCACTCCCTCACCTACTCTCCCAAGCTCACTCCCCACCTGGCCTTTAAGAATGATGCTGTTGTTTTTGGAGGTAAAGGCCTTATGTGGTAGTTATTTGATGAAAACAGCTATTTATGTAGAAGTCAGTAGTCAAACTGTTCACTGCTATTTTTGTTTGCTGCTCCACCATCCATTTTGATATAGCTGAACCTGGAGGCAGAATAggagtgttttggttttgcagaGCAAGGCTTATACAGCAGAggattttaaaatagtttttaagAACAACTAATATCTGATTTTATACTTTATGATAAATTTAATGTGAAATTGTGTAAGTTCTTTCTGGTTAATATGATTTGAggtaaaaaaaattcagaaaaaatctTGGCAAACACTCTCAGTGTAATGGAAAACTCACCAGGCTCTTAAAACCAAAAGAAGCCAAGAAAGTTTGAAGGAGAATTGCTCTCAAGATACGAGGTGTGAGTAAGCAATCCTAATACACCGCAGTGGAGAAACAGACCAAACCTGAGGAAAGGCATGCTAACTGTAAGGATAGTTAATAACAAGAATGTCTTCTCCAAGCAGGTTGTAAAAACCCTCCAATGAGCAGATTAGACAAATATCTGTCAGGGGTGGCCTAAACACCAGTTTTAGGCTATCCTGAAAGAAATGAGCAGGAGTAACTCACCTTTTGATCTTCCTAATATTCTATTATTCAGTTCATGTGTATGTACTCTTATAAGAGGCTGGTTTTAGAAGAATCCAGATTTTTGTTCTTAAGCCTTCAGGACATCAGCTTTAAGTACATAAATAAAAACCCTGTGCTTGTATCACTTTTATCTCCAGGTATCCCCACTGCACTTCTTGTACTGGCAATCATCTTCTTCATTATTTCTGTTGTTCTAGCAGTCTGTTATATCAAAAAGtaagttgcctttttttttttcttctcttggagTGAATTAACTCCTAGAGTGCAATCactgaatatttaaaatatatactaAGGAACAGAGAAGTTGTGATGATGACATAATAGTGTtgcacaaatttaaaaaatcttaaacCCTGTTTTTATGCAGATAAGTTTGTTGTTGCCATTCCCTGCTCTGGAAAAGGAACACAAAAAAATATTGCCTGCTTTTAATTGGTCAATCATGCCTAGTGTGAAACATTTCCAAGTGtgtcaaaataaaaacactgaAATGTGCATCAGTTCATACATAAACCAGTtttataattctttttttttctatgtcaCACTCAAGGTCAAAGTTTTTATTATTGCACTATGAttttgctcagaaaaaaaaaaatgttgaactCATTTGTCAAACTTAAAGACCTTCAACACAGTGCATTATTAAATGCTACTAAAAAGTGTGCAGTTCTCACACCCTGGCCCAGATAGCTTTATCATTGTGTACCACAAATCCTGGATATGCCCtgtctgttttttaaaaaaataccaaaatatttctttagaaAGCACACTGCTGGAAAAAGTACAATGATCTAGCATGCCACGATCCTCTGAGAGACTTCTGCTTGAGTATGGTAATTTAATTCTAGCTGTTTGAGTGATACTACCAAACTATGCCAGTATTTCTGCTTTActatcttttttctctttaaaggtACAAGAAAACCTTACCATTTTTAAACAAGAAGCAGCAAAAAGAAACAGTTGTAACTACTGCTCTCAAAGAGACAAAATCAAATGACCAAACACCTGAGAAGGAAACACAGAATAATGGAAATAAGGTAGAAGAGTGTAAAACTAAGCCTGAGGCCACAGTAAAATGTCTAGAAGCAGAAGTTTAAAGGAAAGAATGTACAGTTCTTGatggaaatataaaataaagcaCACAGAACTTAGGAGTGCTTTTAAACATAAGTGATTGTAAATACTCATATTTTCTCCATCTTTAACATATGAAACcttgtttttttaatgattaCATCTTTGGCAACAAATATTCTTGCAGAAGAACATGGTATCCTATTTACTTGAAATAAATTCTATAAATTCATATTATAGctcatttttcatctttaatAAAGAGGCAATTAGGAATATGCTATTAACAACATGCACTACATTAACTATTTGCATGGAATTTAGATCAATATATAACAAAAAGGTTTTTATGTCTGGCTGGAGGATGTCTGCTAGCTTAATGCCTAAAATAAAAACTGGCACTGTAGTTCTTCCTCATGTAGATTAGCTTATTTTCATTCAGTAGTTGCATGCTGCTTTAAAAAATGTCTGTTTACAAGCAGAAGAAACAGTTCTGTTTACAAGGGAGTAAAACCTCAAAGGATTAACCCACTGTCATTCAAATGCCCAAAGAAGGGTACAAAGATGCtgatgtgtgtatgtgtatatacacacaGCAATGAATAACTTGGATACCTTCATTGTATCATAAGTTACTGTTTTATTTATTGAAACCATTATCATTCTTCTACATGAGACATTTGACAGAGGGAGACAAAAAATCATTGAACAAGACTTATACTGGAGATcttttttgtgtatttatgtGTGGCTTTCATAATAAAGGTCCCAGGTGATATGGGATGTCTACAGTACCCCCTAAAAAATAAACTATGGTGGACATGTTTGTCTGGACAATCTATTCTCATGAAAAGTGTCTCATGGTAAAAAGAATTTATATAACCATAATGTTACAGAAGTAATTAGTTGTTGTAACAATGCTAGCAGTTTATCAAATGTTTTCCTGGATAAAGAATTTAGATAACTTATCTTTATGTTTGAAGGAAGTTGTTATGCCAAAGgaagtttttttccttcatcagGCAGCTTGAGAAACATAGTCttagataataataataataatttttaaaatagcaaaCTAGCAATAGAACTGGTCACATATATTGTGTTTTCAACAGTGTAGGATACTGGGTTATGAACTTggatatttttcatttacataaattttaaaatttccagtTGTTTACATTCCACTAGTAATGACTTATAGTGTATTTCTAGCATTATACTTAAGAGATTCcctgggttgttttttgttttgtctttttgcctttttttttttttcgatagttcagaaatattttatggCTCCAAGTGATTCAGTGCAGCTCTAAAAACTGCTCATTTCAGATGTCCATAAGCAGAATTTTAGCAGAAAAATGTGCAACAGAGGACAGCACTAGACACAGCTTTCCCAGCCAGTTCAGTAATTCAGAGGAATTACTTGCCAAACATCACAGTAACACCCTGTGTCCTGAATGGACGTGCTCTGTGAGGAGTAGCCAGCACAAGTCAGGCCATCAGGAGGAGCCACAGCCACCAGTCATGAAGGTGCCAGAGTAGCAAATGGGCCTGAGGACACAGGCAAACGTAGTGGATTCCAGGTAGTTTgggaaatttttaaaatcttccttctgcctctcttttCCATGTTTTAGAGATTAGAAATTTCctgtttctctatttttttccctacagcCAAGAGATAATTACAATGTTGCTTCTGTTTTAGAGCTAAATAAGGGCACTTTTTCCCTGAAGTGTTTACTTGCTAAAAAAATGTACCCTGTTTTAATAAGACATTGTCTTAATCTTTAAGTGTCTTATTTTATCATGTACCTTAAAAATTCAGCATTCATCCTGACCTTGCTACTGCTACCTGACCAATGCAGATGGTTTGATCTGCCTTTCCATTTCACTACACAATTTATGCCAACACCACAAGGGCTAAAGGACCTATTACACTGCTCTGTATGGAATTAAGGCAGCTCTAAGTACTAATCAACAAGTTCTCTATTTGATATTGTCTCTATGTAGTTAGCACAACTCAGTCACATTGCCATTGGAAAGTACAAAACATTCCTGCTCATTGTTCAATGGAATTGCAGGGGATGCACCCACTACAAGGCAAACAGGAAACATTTATTCAAGTATCTAGACCAAGAGTGTCAAACACCAAACCCTTAACTAGAGGTAGCAGAAACTTAAGAGAAATTCTTCGTTATGTTTCTGATTTTTCTCAAgtgttgtgctttttttttttgaatgagaCCTTCTCAACAGTTCTGAAGCTCCTTGatgtgccagagctgctcaaGCACCTTGGACTAAGAACTCATCCCACTGAGCAGGAGAGCACAGTCTGTTCTTGTCACTTGATGGTAACACCACTCAGATTCCCACACTGAGGCTACAGATGTTTGCTGACCTTAGGCAAAAGGGGTGCTTGGCCCACAGGAAACACAGCAAGGTTTCCAGTCCAGCCCAATCCCTGCCTGGAATACAGGGATGCCTTTGGCGTGGGAAGTACATGTGTCCATGTGTGAACAGAAGCAGGCAGGAAAGGGAAGTACTACTCCTTTTCTCCtcttaaaattaagaaaaaaaaaaagtagaattaAATATTACAGCATCAGGATGTGCATGACCCATAGGATGTTCTAGGATGTCTGTTTCTCAATGGCTTGTTGTCGTTTAtgggtgttgggtttttttgtgaaaagGTCAGCGAGCATTGACCTTTGCCACTCACATCCACCGCCCACATCCTCCCTGCAGCCCGGGATTtgcaccagcagctgtggcCTGGGATGATCCCACTGAGCCAGGCACTCAGACTCCATTAAGCATCATTGAAATCACTATTTAATAGAGCTCACAGTTAAGAGTGAAGGCACTGTGAATCCAGGACAGTGCAGCACTGAGTGTGCATCTGCTGAGGGTGCAGCAAGGTGAAAAGTGATCCTGTTTTTGTCAGCCCAGCTATTACAGAGTTTTTCTTACACAAACCAGCTCTATACAGCACTTCTGCTGTGTGTCAGAATGGATAATAGTGttgccagcagggcagggattgttcccCTTCACTgcgcactggtgaggccacacatTGAGTGCTGTGACCTGTTCTGGACACATTAGGAAGGACAGTGAGGGACTGGAACGagcccagagaagggcaatggagctggagaagggtcGGGAGCAAAATTATTATGAGGGAGCTGGGTGTGTTTAGCCTGGGGAACGGGAGGCTCAGGGCTGCCCTTATCACTccctacaactgcctgaaaggaggctgtgaccaGGAGAGGCTTGGTCTCTTCTCCCGGGAAAGCAGCGACAG
The Agelaius phoeniceus isolate bAgePho1 chromosome 6, bAgePho1.hap1, whole genome shotgun sequence DNA segment above includes these coding regions:
- the LYVE1 gene encoding lymphatic vessel endothelial hyaluronic acid receptor 1 is translated as MANYLGVTSAVSFIWVMTFLAQNYFVTGSINSPCRIKGIGLYLDQKVNFSEASHGCNQFNLELASKIQVEEALKHGFETCNFGWVKEGFAVIPRITSNQKCGQGKTGIAQWNAGKEQKFHLYCFNSSDVQINSCQPDPTTPPLSTASRDLTAYSASDLTENITAVSAETVTEAGQLLRKRFRVVCVTETLSPTEGPTTTAVPEEHSLTYSPKLTPHLAFKNDAVVFGGIPTALLVLAIIFFIISVVLAVCYIKKYKKTLPFLNKKQQKETVVTTALKETKSNDQTPEKETQNNGNKVEECKTKPEATVKCLEAEV